In one Gossypium hirsutum isolate 1008001.06 chromosome D09, Gossypium_hirsutum_v2.1, whole genome shotgun sequence genomic region, the following are encoded:
- the LOC107891953 gene encoding UPF0481 protein At3g47200 — MALPVEQAKVKEDPVAISVNEMLKSSSLASPKPCICKVPNYLRQVNEKAYEPQLISIGPYHRGKHHLKAMEERKIGFLQQLVEETMVMNASKYVMKMRELETQARKCYEQPLCLDSDEFVKMLLLDGCFIVQFIRLCLKKDLVNYYTNGYFLALIQDILLVENQLPFFVIWELFSVIETGVDQGMFIEAVFDMFFHRVPGKGRPKHDLISVTSEIKHLLDFTYHHCCHPSSSEMEALNETRNFDMNFIRCAWELQESGIKFETIEGNSMFDIRFENKTLLIPKLNIDDYTESFLRNLIAFEQLFVADRDVKHASDYMMLMDSLIDSPKDVEILCQHGIINNMLGDDKAVAAMINSLGIYVCHSRNFYYSVVFEDVNKHCSKRWNIWMANLKHNYFNSPWSLISLMAAILLLLLTVLQTVLSVLSYYQ; from the exons ATGGCGCTGCCCGTTGAACAA GCTAAAGTAAAAGAAGACCCCGTTGCCATTAGCGTAAACGAAATGCTTAAGAGCTCATCACTAGCTTCTCCTAAGCCTTGCATTTGCAAAGTACCTAATTATCTTCGTCAGGTGAATGAAAAGGCCTATGAACCACAACTCATTTCAATCGGGCCGTACCATCGTGGTAAACATCACTTGAAAGCAATGGAAGAGAGAAAGATTGGCTTCCTTCAACAACTTGTTGAAGAAACAATGGTGATGAATGCTTCAAAATATGTTATGAAAATGAGAGAATTAGAAACACAAGCTCGCAAATGCTATGAACAACCTTTATGTCTCGACTCCGATGAATTCGTCAAAATGTTGCTTCTTGATGGTTGCTTTATTGTGCAGTTTATTCGCTTGTGTTTAAAGAAGGATTTGGTCAATTATTACACTAATGGCTACTTTCTTGCTTTGATTCAAGACATTTTGTTAGTCGAAAATCAACTTCCTTTCTTCGTCATTTGGGAATTGTTTTCCGTAATCGAGACTGGGGTCGATCAAGGTATGTTCATTGAAGCGGTTTTCGATATGTTCTTCCATAGAGTACCCGGAAAAGGACGTCCGAAACATGATCTCATATCCGTTACATCAGAAATCAAACACTTACTAGACTTCACCTATCACCATTGCTGTCATCCTTCGAGTTCCGAAATGGAAGCCTTAAACGAAACCCGGAATTTCGATATGAATTTCATTCGTTGTGCCTGGGAACTCCAAGAATCCGGAATCAAATTTGAAACGATAGAAGGAAACAGCATGTTCGACATTAGGTTCGAAAACAAAACCTTGCTTATCCCTAAACTTAACATCGATGACTATACCGAATCATTCCTACGAAATCTGATTGCATTCGAGCAACTATTTGTAGCAGACAGAGATGTAAAGCATGCAAGTGATTACATGATGTTGATGGACAGCCTTATTGATTCACCTAAAGATGTGGAAATACTTTGCCAGCATGGGATTATAAATAACATGTTAGGGGATGATAAAGCGGTGGCGGCCATGATTAACAGTCTGGGAATCTATGTATGCCATTCCCGCAACTTCTATTACAGTGTAGTGTTTGAGGATGTAAACAAGCATTGCAGCAAGCGTTGGAACATATGGATGGCGAATTTGAAGCACAATTATTTTAACAGTCCATGGTCACTCATTTCTCTTATGGCTGCTATTTTGCTCCTTCTGCTTACAGTACTGCAAACTGTACTTTCAGTACTTTCTTATTATCAATAA
- the LOC107891954 gene encoding probable voltage-gated potassium channel subunit beta isoform X2, whose translation MQYKNLGRSGLKVSQLSYGAWVSFGNQLDVKEAKSLLQCCKDNGVNFFDNAEVYANGRAEEIMGQAIRELGWKRSDIVVSTKIFWGGPGPNDKGLSRKHIVEGTKASLKRLDMDYVDVLYCHRPDTQTPIEETVRAMNYVIDKGWAFYWGTSEWSAQQITEAWGVAERLDLVGPIVEQPEYNLLTRHKVESEYLPLYTNYGLGLTTWSPLASGVLTGKYNKGNIPSDSRFALENFKIQENMKALDVIPLLTPAVMEKIETVFQSKPKRPDSYR comes from the exons ATGCAGTACAAAAACCTGGGCAGATCAGGCTTAAAGGTGAGTCAACTATCGTATGGAGCATGGGTTAGTTTCGGTAACCAGCTCGATGTTAAAGAAGCAAAGTCACTTCTCCAGTGTTGTAAAGACAACGGAGTCAACTTTTTCGACAACGCCGAGGTTTATGCCAATGGTCGAGCCGAGGAGATCATGGGTCAGGCTATTAGGGAACTTGGGTGGAAACGATCGGATATCGTGGTTTCTACCAAGATCTTTTGGGGTGGTCCTGGGCCAAATGATAAGGGTTTGTCTAGAAAACATATTGTGGAAGGAACCAAGGCGTCCTTGAAGAGGCTTGATATGGATTATGTTGATGTGCTCTATTGTCATAG GCCAGACACACAGACTCCAATTGAGGAGACTGTGAGGGCAATGAATTATGTGATTGATAAGGGTTGGGCATTTTATTGGGGGACAAGTGAGTGGTCTGCACAACAGATTACGGAAGCATGGGGAGTAGCTGAGAGGTTGGACCTGGTAGGCCCAATTGTGGAGCAGCCGGAGTATAATCTATTGACTAGGCACAAG GTTGAATCCGAGTACCTTCCTCTGTATACCAACTATGGTCTAGGTCTTACAACATGGAGTCCGCTTGCTTCTGGAGTGCTTACTGGAAAATACAACAAAGGAAATATACCATCTGACAGTCGGTTTGCTTTGGAAAATTTCAAA ATTCAAGAGAACATGAAGGCACTTGATGTAATCCCATTACTGACTCCTGCTGTCATGGAGAAGATTGAGACCGTTTTTCAAAGCAAGCCAAAGCGTCCAGATTCTTACAGGTAG
- the LOC107891954 gene encoding probable voltage-gated potassium channel subunit beta isoform X1, translating into MQYKNLGRSGLKVSQLSYGAWVSFGNQLDVKEAKSLLQCCKDNGVNFFDNAEVYANGRAEEIMGQAIRELGWKRSDIVVSTKIFWGGPGPNDKGLSRKHIVEGTKASLKRLDMDYVDVLYCHRPDTQTPIEETVRAMNYVIDKGWAFYWGTSEWSAQQITEAWGVAERLDLVGPIVEQPEYNLLTRHKVESEYLPLYTNYGLGLTTWSPLASGVLTGKYNKGNIPSDSRFALENFKNLANRSLIDDVLRKVNGLKPIADELGVPLAQLAIAWCAANPNISSVITGATKESQIQENMKALDVIPLLTPAVMEKIETVFQSKPKRPDSYR; encoded by the exons ATGCAGTACAAAAACCTGGGCAGATCAGGCTTAAAGGTGAGTCAACTATCGTATGGAGCATGGGTTAGTTTCGGTAACCAGCTCGATGTTAAAGAAGCAAAGTCACTTCTCCAGTGTTGTAAAGACAACGGAGTCAACTTTTTCGACAACGCCGAGGTTTATGCCAATGGTCGAGCCGAGGAGATCATGGGTCAGGCTATTAGGGAACTTGGGTGGAAACGATCGGATATCGTGGTTTCTACCAAGATCTTTTGGGGTGGTCCTGGGCCAAATGATAAGGGTTTGTCTAGAAAACATATTGTGGAAGGAACCAAGGCGTCCTTGAAGAGGCTTGATATGGATTATGTTGATGTGCTCTATTGTCATAG GCCAGACACACAGACTCCAATTGAGGAGACTGTGAGGGCAATGAATTATGTGATTGATAAGGGTTGGGCATTTTATTGGGGGACAAGTGAGTGGTCTGCACAACAGATTACGGAAGCATGGGGAGTAGCTGAGAGGTTGGACCTGGTAGGCCCAATTGTGGAGCAGCCGGAGTATAATCTATTGACTAGGCACAAG GTTGAATCCGAGTACCTTCCTCTGTATACCAACTATGGTCTAGGTCTTACAACATGGAGTCCGCTTGCTTCTGGAGTGCTTACTGGAAAATACAACAAAGGAAATATACCATCTGACAGTCGGTTTGCTTTGGAAAATTTCAAA AATCTTGCTAACCGATCACTAATTGATGATGTGTTGAGGAAAGTTAATGGACTGAAGCCAATTGCTGATGAACTTGGTGTACCGTTAGCTCAACTTGCAATCGCATGGTGCGCTGCAAATCCCAACATATCATCGGTTATTACTGGTGCTACAAAGGAATCTCag ATTCAAGAGAACATGAAGGCACTTGATGTAATCCCATTACTGACTCCTGCTGTCATGGAGAAGATTGAGACCGTTTTTCAAAGCAAGCCAAAGCGTCCAGATTCTTACAGGTAG